In Danaus plexippus chromosome 9 unlocalized genomic scaffold, MEX_DaPlex mxdp_26, whole genome shotgun sequence, the following proteins share a genomic window:
- the LOC116767411 gene encoding nuclear pore complex protein Nup154, whose product MPSVLSDTERPRQPDASKMQLECLELAGCTLDRYISADNSRPSFLEITGIAAQGSPTCSGLNAGDYRNLASLLNHPNLSLLKILNKVPLPPEIMEHFAHMQCHCLMGVFPEISRVWLAIDSNIYVWAFEHGSDVAYFDGLGETIVSVGLVKPKSGVFQNFVKYLLVLTTTVEIVVLGVTFSSSKQDGTAELEEIHLVPEPVFVLPTDGVSMLCVKSTSKGRIFMGGKDGCLYEITYQAQLGWFGKHCKKVNHSTSALSFLVPSFLNAALYDEDSIVKIEVDNSRHILYTLSEKGCIEVFDLGSDGEGFSKVVRLNQGKIVSLSVDIVKTLEPNNFKPVIAISAVEESESEHLNLVAVTQTGARLYFSAGTGDSSQGGPQRPQYLTLLHVRLPPGFTPNASVLKPKQVHSAVYDNGTLVMVCSSSGGEEESLWCLSRVLSAAGFSEAHTALPLDGPAWALTPLPPTHSDFLSPALLAKREVWSSSRWAVVSAWGAAVLATGAAPDVLRSLLRDYRGPDAQPVKDMFQLHGIDQACACALYLACEDTSDMTVSEWAARAFFLYGSQVAPSPLYQQTSQMPSINSPKFSPRQVSTPMSTRPQDQMRMNQMNQSYQQQQMNQSMAVQNQTMMPSYQQNMMSPTPFNQSSFNMTQQPRDNFPLQIEYSAKHNGVYIYVGRILSPIWNLKCVTKSMTPDNKEFMSSNVTGEDCAYIAKKLQRVSAFMQRVGAPPHTEEQASLHALKMFITMAIEMLSLWKVLCEHQFHVIAASLPSEQQTALQAASFRELLVGGQEVACLLLGSLVAGYLRDNASVDGISQKLRQLCPTLYRQEDATCSKANELLIFAKQQKNPEEREEMLHQALKLCKDVAPNVNLPLVCSKLVSAGFYTGVVELCEACASKLDPQDKAVYYYKSDQPSQDREGHLAYYRRMEIYREVCCALERLYERSAESTGTPPSDTHALSPADANYQGRKLVWDCLCRDDELLHVAVYEWLVSKNLGSELLSLPGAPPASLRTYLTAAARSAPAPAALLLLDLLWKVLEKAGDHLAAANVLEGLATKPGTGATLSQRMSWVSAGVVCVRGAGGRAAGGSELLRRLEEAAEVARVQAAVRAAMRSVHSSAPPHLLQRLDDELLEITQLYEEYADRYNLWECKLAIVQCSGHNDALLVENIWSNILAEAEAATRNLPTPDERLASVLSKLTTLGREYVNTGHCFPLYFIVRQLEIMNCKLQADKSMVFKAILSIGVSLEQVLDIYIKLVSVNERVWLGCGDESHVCACAALLLNAARADLLPLPPAPRRRALTRCKDLHEAALSALQSRPNTQHLIDKLTVAQAHLDRMD is encoded by the exons ATGCCCAGTGTGTTGAGTGACACTGAAAGACCGAGACAACCAGACGCTTCAAAGATGCAACTCGAATGCTTGGAACTTGCGGGTTGCACTCTCGATCGGTATATCAGTGCCGACAATTCCCGCCCTTCGTTTCTTgag aTAACTGGTATAGCAGCCCAAGGAAGTCCAACATGCAGTGGTCTGAATGCAGGGGACTACAGGAATTTAGCATCATTGCTAAATCATCCAAATTTATctcttttgaaaattttaaacaaagttcCTCTGCCCCCAGAGATAATGGAACACTTTGCTC ATATGCAATGTCACTGTTTAATGGGAGTGTTTCCAGAAATTAGCCGAGTATGGCTTGCTATAGacagtaatatatatgtatgggCCTTTGAGCATGGGAGTGATGTGGCCTATTTTGATGGTCTAGGTGAAACTATTGTTAGTGTTGGCCTCGTCAAGCCTAAATCTGGTGTCTTCcagaattttgtaaaatatttactagttCTTACAACTACAGTTGAAATTGTTGTATTAG GGGTCACATTTTCAAGTAGTAAACAAGATGGCACTGCAGAACTTGAAGAAATTCATCTTGTCCCAGAACCTGTATTTGTTTTGCCTACTGATGGTGTTTCTATGCTATGTGTAAAATCTACATCAAAAGGTAGAATATTTATGGGAGGAAAGGATGGCTGCTTATATGAGATAACTTACcag gcaCAATTAGGTTGGTTCGGAAAACATTGCAAGAAAGTGAATCATTCAACCAGTGCATTGTCATTCCTAGTCCCTTCATTCCTTAATGCTGCACTATATGATGAAGATTCCATAGTTAAAATTGAAGTTGATAACTCTCGTCACATTCTGTATACGTTAAGTGAGAAAGGATGTATAGAAGTGTTCGATTTAGGCAGTGACGGTGAGGGATTTAGTAAAGTGGTGAGATTGAATCAAGGGAAAATTGTATCATTGTCTGTGGATATTGTcaa AACGCTCGAgcctaataattttaagccaGTTATAGCTATATCAGCTGTAGAAGAATCAGAATCGGAACATTTGAATTTGGTTGCCGTCACACAAACTGGGGcaagattatattttagtgcTGGAACTGGAGA CTCCAGTCAAGGTGGACCACAGAGGCCTCAGTACTTGACACTGCTACATGTAAGACTCCCTCCTGGTTTTACCCCAAATGCATCAGTATTAAAACCCAAACAAGTGCACAGCGCAGTATACGACAATG GTACCCTAGTGATGGTATGTTCGTCCAGCGGTGGGGAAGAGGAATCATTGTGGTGTTTATCTCGAGTCCTATCTGCTGCTGGCTTCAGCGAGGCTCACACAGCTCTACCATTAGACGGACCGGCCTGGGCTCTCACACCACTACCGCCAACACATTCAGACTTTTTATCTCCGGCGCTGCTTGCTAAAAGAG AGGTGTGGTCGTCGTCTCGTTGGGCGGTGGTGAGTGCTTGGGGCGCCGCGGTGCTAGCGACGGGGGCGGCGCCGGATGTATTACGATCTCTGTTGAGGGACTACCGCGGACCGGACGCACAACCTGTCAAGGATATGTTTCAG CTCCACGGTATCGACCAGGCTTGTGCGTGTGCACTTTACTTGGCGTGCGAGGACACTAGTGACATGACAGTGAGCGAGTGGGCGGCGCGGGCGTTCTTCCTATACGGCAGTCAAGTAGCACCTTCACCGCTATACCAACAGACATCACAAATGCCTTCTATTA ATTCACCGAAATTCTCACCGCGCCAAGTATCAACACCGATGTCAACGAGACCCCAGGACCAAATGCGTATGAACCAAATGAACCAGTCGTACCAACAGCAGCAGATGAACCAATCGATGGCAGTTCAGAACCAGACCATGATGCCCTCCTACCAACAGAATATGATGAGCCCCACACCATTCAATCAATCGTCGTTTAACATGACCCAGCAGCCGAGAGATAATTTCCCCCTACAAATAGAATACAGTGCAAAACACAACGGAGTATACATTTACGTCGGTAGAATCCTGAGTCCTATATGGAATTTGAAATGTGTAACGAAGTCAATGACGCCGGATAATAAGGAGTTT atgtcGAGTAATGTAACGGGCGAAGACTGTGCGTATATAGCGAAGAAGTTGCAACGAGTGTCCGCTTTCATGCAACGAGTGGGCGCGCCGCCTCATACAGAAGAACAGGCGTCTTTGCACGCGTTGAAAATGTTCATTA ctaTGGCAATTGAGATGTTGAGCTTATGGAAAGTTTTGTGCGAGCACCAATTCCATGTGATAGCTGCGAGTCTGCCGTCTGAACAACAAACGGCTTTACAAGCGGCAAGTTtcag AGAACTGCTAGTTGGTGGACAGGAGGTGGCGTGTCTTCTCCTCGGATCTCTCGTGGCTGGTTATTTGAGAGATAATGCATCAGTGGATGGCATCTCACAGAAACTGAGGCAGCTCTGCCCAACGCTATATAGACAGGAGGATGCTACATGTtctaaa GCCAATGAATTGTTAATATTCGCTAAACAACAGAAGAATCCCGAAGAACGTGAGGAAATGTTACATCAGGCATTAAAACTTTGCAAG GATGTGGCGCCAAATGTAAACTTGCCACTGGTCTGCTCGAAACTTGTATCAGCAGGGTTCTATACTGGCGTAGTAGAACTGTGCGAGGCCTGTGCCAGTAAGTTAGACCCGCAGGATAAAGCCGTTTATTACTACAAGAGCGACCAACCCTCCCAAGATAGGGAGGGACATTTGGCTTATTATAGAag AATGGAGATTTATCGCGAAGTGTGCTGTGCGCTGGAGCGACTGTACGAGCGTAGTGCTGAAAGTACCGGCACTCCGCCCTCAGACACACACGCTTTGTCACCAGCAGACGCCAACTACCAG GGTAGGAAATTGGTGTGGGACTGTTTATGCCGAGACGATGAGCTATTACACGTCGCAGTGTACGAGTGGCTGGTTTCTAAAAATTTGGGTTCAG AACTGTTGTCTTTACCGGGTGCTCCGCCCGCGTCGCTTCGTACATACCTGACTGCGGCGGCCCGTAGTGCGCCTGCGCCCGCTGCCCTACTTCTTCTCGACCTTCTGTGGAAGGTACTAGAAAAAGCTGGGGATCACCTGGCAGCGGCAAACGTTCTGGAGGGACTTGCTACTAAACCTGG CACGGGCGCGACTCTAAGTCAGCGTATGTCGTGGGTGTCAGCGGGTGTGGTGTGCGTCCGCGGTGCCGGCGGGCGGGCGGCGGGCGGCTCGGAGCTGCTCCGTCGTCTGGAGGAGGCGGCGGAGGTGGCGCGAGTGCAGGCGGCCGTGAGAGCTGCCATGCGCTCAGTTCACTCTTCCGCCCCACCTCATTTGCTTCAACGGTTGGACGATGAGCTGCTGGAGATCACTCAG cTCTACGAAGAGTATGCCGACCGTTATAACCTGTGGGAGTGTAAGCTGGCAATAGTACAATGTTCCGGTCACAATGACGCCCTACTCGTAGAAAATATTTGGAGCAACATTCTAGCTGAAGCGGAAGCCGCTACTCGTAACCTGCCGACGCCTGATGAAAGACTGGCTTCAGTACTGAGCAAGCTGACTACCCTCGGCCGGGAGTATGTTAATACTGGCCATTGCTTCCCACTGT ATTTCATCGTCCGACAATTAGAAATAATGAACTGCAAGTTGCAAGCCGACAAGAGCATGGTATTTAAAGCTATATTGAGTATCGGAGTGTCGTTGGAACAggttttagatatttatatcaa ATTGGTGAGTGTGAACGAGCGTGTATGGCTTGGCTGTGGAGACGAGTCGCACGTGTGCGCCTGTGCCGCTCTACTCCTGAACGCTGCTCGTGCCGACCTGCTGCCTCTGCCGCCAGCGCCGCGACGAAGAGCCCTAACTCGCTGTAAGGACCTGCATGAAGCGGCTTTATCCGCGCTACAG AGCCGTCCGAATACACAACACCTCATTGATAAGTTAACAGTTGCGCAGGCGCATCTTGACCGGATGGattga
- the LOC116767780 gene encoding allantoinase-like: MAAFYYLLIAFIGTEVFGRGLQPDKSENQLFLSKRVVTDSGEIDGGVLVNENGIIEGIFTRDTIDKLFNGYDKNLQVIDGGDWALMAGVVDSHVHVNEPGRTSWEGFVTATRAGAAGGITTIVDMPLNSVPPTTSIENLKTKVSAAKEEVYVDVAFWGGLVPGNEEELQKLVRAGVVGFKGFLIDSGVSEFPNVEGDDLDKIFTTLNGSDIAVAFHAELPISDDNNSSLCDKCENLDPVLYSTYLSSRPPQMEIDAATLLAKYIAKYDVHVHVVHVSAEGVIPILEKAREFRIQNGSKRWRGGVTAETCHHYLTLSSEQIPPGRTEYKCSPPIRDINNKLRLWEYIKQRRIDLIASDHSPSVAGLKSPNFMTAWGGVSSVQFGLSLFWTEAKARGYSLSTVSHFLSSGPARLAGLHDKKGALKPGLDADLVFFDPDASFVLTPDKIFYKNKLSPYMYKVLTGKVMQTYVRGRLVFNDGQVYGNPQGKLLINEDELY, translated from the exons ATGGCtgcgttttattatttattgatagcGTTTATTG ggaCAGAAGTATTTGGCAGAGGATTACAGCCGGATAAAAGTGAAAACcagttatttttaagtaaacgaGTTGTGACAGATTCTGGCGAAATTGATGGTGGAGTGCTTGTGAACGAAAATGGTATCATTGAAGGTATATTTACGAGGGACACTatagataaattattcaatggaTATGATAAGAATTTACAg GTAATAGACGGTGGCGATTGGGCCTTAATGGCTGGTGTCGTGGATTCTCATGTACATGTTAATGAGCCAGGCCGTACATCATGGGAAGGGTTTGTGACTGCCACCAGGGCTGGAGCGGCAGGAGGCATTACCACCATTGTTGATATGCCCtt GAATTCTGTTCCACCGACGActtcaattgaaaatttaaaaactaaagtcTCAGCTGCCAAAGAAGAGGTGTACGTAGATGTGGCATTTTGGGGAGGATTGGTTCCTGGCAAtgag gagGAATTACAGAAGCTAGTTAGAGCGGGTGTTGTTGGTTTCAAAGGTTTTTTAATCGATAGTGGAGTGTCGGAGTTTCCTAATGTTGAAGGTGAtgatttagataaaatatttacaacgcTGAATGGTTCTGACATTGCGGTAGCG TTCCACGCCGAATTACCCATTAGCGACGACAACAATAGCAGTCTATGTGACAAATGCGAAAATCTAG ATCCGGTCCTATATAGCACGTATCTATCATCTCGACCACCTCAAATGGAAATTGATGCTGCAACATTACTTGCGAAATATATTGCTAAATATGa cgTCCACGTGCACGTCGTTCACGTGTCAGCTGAAGGTGTAATACCGATTTTAGAAAAAGCTAGAGAGTTTAGAATCCAAAATGGATCGAAGCGTTGGAGAGGGGGTGTCACAGCTGAAACCTGTCACCATTATCTTACATTGAGCTCGGAACAAATCCCGCCAGGACGCACGGAGTATAAATGTTCACCTCCCATAAGAGACATCAACAATAAG TTGCGACTGTGGGAATATATAAAGCAGAGAAGAATTGATTTGATAGCGTCCGATCACTCCCCGTCAGTCGCTGGCCTCAAGAGTCCTAATTTCATGACCGCTTGGGGTGGTGTATCGTCCGTGCAATTCG GCTTATCTCTATTTTGGACTGAAGCAAAAGCTCGTGGTTATAGTCTTAGCACTGTCAGCCATTTCTTGTCGTCGGGACCCGCTCGGCTTGCTGGGTTACACGACAAAAAGGGGGCCTTGAAACCAGGCCTTGACGCCGACCTGGTTTTCTTTGATCCTGACGCTTCATTCGTGCTTACAccagataaaatattctacaagAACAag CTAAGTCCGTATATGTACAAAGTCCTAACCGGGAAAGTGATGCAAACTTACGTGAGAGGTCGTCTCGTGTTTAACGATGGTCAAGTGTATGGCAACCCACAAGGAAAGTTATTGATAAACGAAGACGAGTTATATTGa